Part of the Terriglobales bacterium genome, AGCTGAACCACTTGATGTTGGGAATTTTCATTTCGCGCTTCCTCTCTCCTCCGGCTTGCGGGCCTCAGCCAGTGCAACCTCTTCGCGGCGGTGGGTGATCCACCAGATGCCGCCCAGCAGCGAACCCCACAGGGGCACGAAGTCGGGAATGCGCGACTGCACGGCAAAGGTGCGATTGGGCAGGGGGTCGTGGGGGAAGTCGGTGCGGTAGCCGAATTCCTCGAAGGCGACGCTGGAGAGCAGCAGCACGCTGGTGCCGCCGACCTCGTTTTCGCCGTAAATATGGTCTACGTACTTGCCCGGGTTATCGCGCAGGCGCTGGCGGGCTTCGGTCAGCAGTTCGTTGCGGTCGCCGAACTTGGTAGCGCCGGTGGGGCAGGCTTCCGCGCACGCGGTGGGGTTGCCGGCAAGCACGCGGTCGGAGCACATGGTGCACTTCTGGACCTTGGGATTGAGGCTGTTCCACTCGTAGCGGGGCACGCCGAAGGGGCACGCCAGCATGCAGTAGCGGCAGCCCATGCAGCGGCTGGCTTCGTAAATCACCGGGCCGGCGGAGGTCTTGCGCAACGCCGCCACCGGGCAAACCGAAGCGCAAGCCGGATCGTTGCAGTTCATGCACAGGCGGCGCATGAATTTATCGTCCTTCGCGAGAACGACGGTGAATTTGTGCTCGGACTGCCGCGCCTCGGCGGCCACCTTGTCGTCGTAGGGAAGCTTGTTTTTATCGGCGCACGCCTGCTCGCATTGCTTGC contains:
- a CDS encoding 4Fe-4S dicluster domain-containing protein; this translates as MSKALLYDATLCIGCKQCEQACADKNKLPYDDKVAAEARQSEHKFTVVLAKDDKFMRRLCMNCNDPACASVCPVAALRKTSAGPVIYEASRCMGCRYCMLACPFGVPRYEWNSLNPKVQKCTMCSDRVLAGNPTACAEACPTGATKFGDRNELLTEARQRLRDNPGKYVDHIYGENEVGGTSVLLLSSVAFEEFGYRTDFPHDPLPNRTFAVQSRIPDFVPLWGSLLGGIWWITHRREEVALAEARKPEERGSAK